From a region of the Eulemur rufifrons isolate Redbay chromosome 7, OSU_ERuf_1, whole genome shotgun sequence genome:
- the RAD54L2 gene encoding helicase ARIP4: protein MSDESASGSDPDLDPDVELEDAEEEEEEEEVAVEEHDRDDEEDMLDDPSLESMGGTEHAQLGEDGQRPPRCTSTTSSQSEPSEQLRRHQGKSLASEDPKKKRAQKPSHMRRNIRKLLREDQLEPVTKAAQQEELERRKRLEQQRKDYAAPIPTLPLEFLPEEIVLRASDGPQLPPRVLTQEVICLDSSSGSEDEKSSQDEVIELSSGEEDTLHIVDSSESVSEEEEEEEKGGTHVNDVLNQRDALGRVLVNLNHPPEEENVFLAPQLARAVKPHQIGGIRFLYDNLVESLERFKTSSGFGCILAHSMGLGKTLQVISFIDVLFRHTPAKTVLAIVPVNTLQNWLAEFNMWLPAPEALPGDNNPEEVQPRFFKVHILNDEHKTMASRAKVMADWVSEGGVLLMGYEMYRLLTLKKSFATGRPKKTKKRSHPVIIDLDEEDRQQEFRREFEKALCRPGPDVVICDEGHRIKNCQASTSQALKNIRSRRRVVLTGYPLQNNLIEYWCMVDFVRPDFLGTRQEFSNMFERPILNGQCIDSTPQDVRLMRYRSHVLHSLLEGFVQRRGHTVLKIHLPAKEENVILVRLSKIQRDLYTQFMDRFRDCGSSGWLGLNPLKAFCVCCKIWNHPDVLYEALQKESLANEQDLDVEELGSAGTSARCPPQGTKGKGEDSTLASSMGEATNSKFLQGVGFNPFQERGNNIVTYEWAKDLLTNYQTGVLENSPKMVLLFHLIEESVKLGDKILVFSQSLSTLALIEEFLEKREMPCLPGAEGQGVQKWVRNVSYFRLDGSTPAFERERLINQFNDPSNLTTWLFLLSTRAGCLGVNLIGANRVVVFDASWNPCHDAQAVCRVYRYGQKKPCHIYRLVADYTLEKKIYDRQISKQGMSDRVVDDLNPMLNFTRKEVENLLHFVEKEPAPQVSLNVKGIKESVLQLACLKYPHLITKEPFEHESLLLNRKDHKLTKAEKKAAKKSYEEDKRTSVPYTRPSYAQYYPASDQSLTSIPAFSQRNWQPTLKGDEKPVASVRPVQSTPIPMMPRHVPLGGSVSSASSTNPSMNFPINYLQRAGVLVQKVVTTTDIVIPGLNSSTDVQARINAGESIHIIRGTKGTYIRTSDGRIFAVRATGKPKAPEDGRMAASGSQGPSRESTSNGRHSASSPKAPDPEGLARPVSPDSPEIISELQQYADVAAARESRQSSPSTNAALPGPPAQLVDSSAVPGTALGTEPRLGGHCLNSSLLVTGPPCGDRHPVLDLRGHKRKLATPPAAQESARRRSRKGHLPVPVQPYEHGYPVSGGFAMPPVSLNHNLTPPFTSQAGENSLFMGSTPSYYQLSNLLADARLVFPVTTDPLVPAGPVSSSSTATSVTASNPSFMLNPSVPGILPSYSLPFSQPLLSEPRMFAPFPSPVLSSNLSRGMSIYPGYMSPHAGYQAGGLLRSQVPPFDSHEVAEVGFSSNEDEDKDDDVIEVTGK, encoded by the exons ATCCATCCCTGGAAAGCATGGGTGGCACAGAGCATGCCCAGCTGGGGGAAGATGGGCAGCGGCCACCACGGTGCACTTCAACTACCTCATCTCAGTCTGAGCCATCAGAACAGCTTAGGCGCCACCAAGGCAAGAGCCTAGCCTCCGAAGACCCCAAAAAGAAGAGAGCTCAGAAGCCCTCCCACATGAGGAGAAACATACG aaaGCTACTCCGGGAAGATCAATTGGAGCCGGTTACCAAAGCAGCACAGCAGGAAGAGTTGGAAAGAAGGAAGCGCCTGGAGCAGCAGAGGAAAGATTATGcagcccccatccccacccttccGCTGGAGTTTCTCCCAG AGGAAATTGTCTTAAGAGCAAGTGATGGTCCCCAACTGCCTCCTCGGGTCTTGACCCAGGAAGTCATTTGTTTGGATAGTAGCAGTGGCAGTGAGGATGAAAAAAGCAGTCAAGATG AGGTGATTGAACTGAGCTCTGGAGAGGAGGACACTCTGCACATTGTGGACAGCAGTGAGTCTGtcagtgaggaggaagaggaagaggagaagggtgGCACCCATGTAAATGATGTCTTAAACCAGCGTGATGCTCTTGGGCGAGTCCTTGTTAACCTGAACCACCCTCCAGAGGAGGAGAACGTCTTCCTGGCCCCGCAGTTGGCGCGGGCTGTGAAACCTCATCAG ATTGGTGGAATCCGGTTCCTGTATGATAACCTAGTGGAGTCCCTGGAGAGGTTTAAGACCAGTAGTGGTTTTGGCTGTATCCTGGCCCACAGCATGGGTCTGGGAAAAACTTTGCAAGTGATCTCCTTCATTGATGTCCTCTTCCGCCACACGCCAGCCAAAACAGTCCTTGCTATCGTACCG GTTAATACTCTTCAGAATTGGCTGGCAGAGTTCAACATGTGGCTTCCAGCTCCTGAAGCCCTTCCAGGTGACAACAATCCTGAAGAAGTCCAGCCTCGGTTCTTTAAAGTTCACATCTTGAATGATGAACACAA GACAATGGCATCTCGTGCTAAAGTGATGGCTGATTGGGTGTCAGAGGGTGGGGTGCTGCTGATGGGGTACGAAATGTACAGACTCCTCACTCTCAAGAAATCCTTCGCTACAGGTAGACCGAAGAAAACTAAAAAACGCTCTCACCCGGTCATCATTGATCTCGATGAGGAAGATCGACAGCAGGAGTTTCGGAGAG AGTTTGAGAAGGCCTTATGCCGCCCTGGTCCTGATGTGGTGATCTGTGACGAGGGACACCGCATCAAAAACTGCCAGGCCAGCACTTCACAGGCTCTGAAGAACATTCGCTCTCGCCGCCGCGTGGTGCTGACTGGGTACCCCCTGCAGAACAACCTTATTGAGTACTGGTGCATGGTGGACTTTGTGCGCCCAGACTTCCTTGGCACCCGGCAGGAGTTCAGCAACATGTTTGAACGCCCTATCCTGAATGGGCAGTGTATTGACAGCACACCTCAGGATGTCCGCCTCATGCGGTACCGGAGCCATGTCCTACATAGTCTCCTGGAAGGCTTTGTGCAGAG GAGAGGCCACACTGTGCTGAAGATTCATCTCCCTGCCAAGGAAGAAAATGTGATCCTTGTGCGGCTCTCCAAGATCCAGCGAGATTTGTACACACAGTTCATGGATCGCTTTCGGGACTGTGGTAGCAGTGGCTGGCTGGGACTGAACCCTCTTAAGGCTTTCTGTGTGTGCTGCAAG ATCTGGAATCACCCTGATGTGCTGTATGAAGCCCTTCAGAAGGAGAGCCTGGCCAATGAACAGGACCTAGACGTGGAAGAGCTTGGCTCAGCGGGGACCAGTGCCCGCTGCCCGCCACAGGGAACAAAAGGCAAGGGGGAGGATAGCACCTTGGCTTCTTCAATGGGAGAGGCAACCAATAGCAAGTTCTTACAGGGGGTTGGCTTCAACCCTTTCCAGGAGCGAGGCAACAACATCGTCACATATGAATGG GCCAAGGACCTTCTGACTAATTACCAGACTGGAGTCTTAGAGAACTCTCCCAAGATGGTACTGCTTTTCCACCTGATTGAGGAAAGTGTGAAGCTTGGGGACAAGATCCTCGTATTTAG CCAAAGCCTTTCTACCTTGGCTCTCATTGAGGAGTTCCTAGAAAAACGAGAAATGCCCTGTCTGCCTGGTGCCGAAGGGCAAGGAGTACAGAAGTGGGTTCGAAACGTCAGCTACTTCC GGCTAGATGGTAGCACCCCTGCCTTTGAGAGGGAGCGGCTCATTAATCAGTTCAATGATCCCAGCAACCTCACCACCTGGCTGTTCCTTCTCTCCACAAG GGCCGGATGCTTGGGTGTGAATTTGATTGGTGCCAATCGAGTAGTGGTGTTTGATGCTTCCTGGAACCCTTGCCATGATGCCCAGGCAGTATGTCGGGTATACCGTTATGGCCAGAAAAAACCCTGTCACATCTATCGCCTTGTGGCTGATTACACCCTCGAAAAGAAGATCTATGACCGTCAGATTTCCAAGCAGGGCATGTCAG ATCGGGTGGTAGATGATCTAAATCCAATGCTGAACTTTACCCGGAAGGAGGTAGAAAACCTACTGCACTTTGTTGAGAAGGAGCCAGCTCCCCAAGTATCCTTGAATGTAAAGGGGATCAAGGAATCTGTCCTGCAGCTTGCCTGTCTGAAGTACCCTCACCTCATCACCAAG GAGCCTTTTGAGCATGAGTCATTGCTCCTCAACCGAAAGGATCACAAGCTGACCAAGGCTGAGaaaaaagcagcaaagaaaagCTATGAGGAAGACAAACGCACATCAGTCCCCTATACCCGCCCGTCATATGCGCAGTATTACCCCGCCAGTGACCAGAGTCTGACCAGCATCCCTGCCTTCAGTCAGAGAAACTG GCAGCCAACTCTGAAGGGTGATGAAAAGCCTGTGGCCAGTGTTCGTCCTGTACAgtccacccccatccccatgaTGCCCCGGCATGTCCCACTGGGAGGCAGTGTAAGCTCTGCCTCCAGCACAAATCCATCCATGAACTTCCCGATTAACTACTTGCAGCGAGCGGGAGTCCTCGTGCAGAAGGTGGTCACCACGACAG ATATTGTTATCCCTGGACTCAACAGCTCCACAGATGTACAGGCAAGAATTAATGCTGGTGAGAGCATCCATATCATCCGTGGGACAAAAG GGACGTACATTCGTACCAGTGATGGGCGGATCTTTGCTGTCCGGGCGACTGGCAAACCAAAAGCCCCTGAAGATGGTCGGATGGCTGCCTCAG GTTCCCAGGGGCCTTCTCGTGAGTCCACAAGCAACGGCAGACACAGTGCCTCATCACCCAAAGCCCCTGACCCTGAGGGGCTGGCCAGGCCCGTCTCTCCTGACAGCCCAGAGATCATCAGTGAGCTCCAGCAGTATGCAGATGTGGCTGCTGCCCGGGAATCCCGTCAGAGCTCCCCAAGCACCAATGCTGCTCTGCCTGGCCCCCCGGCCCAACTTGTGGACAGCAGCGCTGTTCCTGGGACAGCTCTTGGGACTGAGCCTCGACTTGGGGGTCATTGCCTCAATAGTTCCCTCTTGGTGACTGGCCCGCCCTGTGGGGATAGACACCCAGTGCTGGACTTAAGGGGCCACAAGCGAAAGTTGGCCACACCGCCTGCTGCCCAGGAGTCAGCCCGCCGGCGGTCAAGGAAGGGCCATCTGCCAGTCCCCGTGCAGCCGTATGAACACGGGTATCCAGTCTCTGGCGGGTTTGCCATGCCACCCGTCTCCTTAAATCATAACCTCACCCCCCCCTTCACCTCCCAGGCTGGGGAGAACTCCCTGTTTATGGGCAGTACCCCCTCCTACTACCAGCTGTCCAATTTGCTGGCAGATGCCCGCCTGGTGTTTCCAGTGACTACTGACCCTCTGGTGCCAGCAGGCCCCGTCAGTTCCTCTTCCACGGCTACCTCAGTCACTGCCAGCAATCCCTCCTTCATGCTCAACCCCTCTGTGCCAGGGATACTACCCAGCTATTCACTCCCATTCTCACAGCCACTTCTGTCCGAGCCGAGGATGTTTGCGCCTTTTCCTTCCCCTGTCTTGTCCAGCAATCTTTCTCGGGGCATGTCTATCTACCCAGGCTACATGTCCCCACATGCAGGCTACCAAGCTGGTGGCCTCCTGCGGTCCCAGGTGCCTCCATTTGACTCTCATGAGGTTGCCGAGGTGGGGTTCAGCTCCAATGAGGATGAAGATAAGGACGATGATGTGATAGAGGTCACTGGGAAATAG